CGGCCAGCGTCGACTTTCCGTGGTCGATGTGGGCGATGATGCCGAAGTTCCTGATGCGCGCCGGGTCGGTGGCACCAGGAGCGTTCGCGCCGGGATCGAGCGTCGGTGGCACAGCGGTCCGTTCTGGTCGGCTGACGTGAGCGGGCCGACGCGTCGCCGGCCCCCTCTATGCTCCCACGTCGCCCGCGACGCGGTCCGATCACTCCTGGGGTGCGGGGCCGGTCACCCCCGCCGGGGCCCGGTCACCCTGCGGCGGCTCCGGTCACTCCGCCGGCGGCTCGACGAAGAGCGCCGCGAGCTTCGGCAGCCGGCGACGGGCTTCCTCCTCGTCGTCGAAGTCCCAGAAGTCGTTGAGGTCCGGCACTTTCACCGGGTCGCGGTCCGCCGGGAGATCGGTCGCGGTGGCCTTCCGGTACGCGTCCCAGGGCACCGACAGCATCTCCTCGCACTCGAACTCCTCGCCGCTGAGCGCGGCGGCCCGGACCTGGGGCAGCTCCGCGAGGGCGTCGGGATTCCGGACGGCCTGCGCGAGGACGGCCCGCCCCTGGGTCATCAGCCAGCCCCGGAAGTACTCGAAGCCGTCGTCGGAGGCGCCACCGTTGATCAGGTAGGCCGCGCCCCACAGGTCGACGGTGTAGGAGGCGGCGAGGACGCGCTGCTGGTGGTGGGCGTACCCGAGGATCTCCTCCGGGGGCAGCTCGGCGAGCAGGGCGACCGCCCGGGCGGCGACCGCCCCCGGTTCGCCCGCCCCGGTCCGGGCGCGGTCGATCAACTGCCAGAAGTCGTCGGTCCTCATGGCTCGCCAGTCTGGCAGAGCACACCGACAGTCGACCCGCTCGCCGGGCCGACGGCCGGTCGGGCGGCACCGGCCGGTCGGGCGGCACCGGCCGGTCGGGCGGCACCGGCCGGTGCCGGTCCGGCAGCATGGGCCGGTGGCCGACATCTCGCTGCCCCCGGTGCCGTACGACGCGACGGCGCTGCGCCCGGACTGGGGCACGCTCCCGGCCACCCTGCGCGCCGCCGTCGCCGCCCGCCTCGGCGCCCCGCCGACGGTGGTCCGGGTCGCCACCGCCGGGTTCACCCGGGGCTTCGCCGGGGTGCTGGAGAGCGCCGACGGCACCCGGGTGTTCCTCAAGGCCGCGTCCCTGGCCGACCAGCGGCACCTCGCCGACTGGTACTTCCGGGAGGCGCAGATCCTGGCCCGGCTCCCCACCGGCCTCCCCGTGCCCCGGCCGCGCTGGGCGCTCGCCGAGGCCGACTGGTACGCGGTCTGCCTCGACGCCGTCGACGGTCGGACCCCCCCGCTGCCCTGGGACCCGGCGGCGCTGACCGCCACCCTCGCCGCGTATGCCGAGGTGGCCGCCGCGCTCGCCGGACCGCCCCCGGAGCTGGTGGCGCTGGGGCTGCCGCACCTCGCCGACCTGGCCCGCGACGACATCCTCCGGTGGGGCGGGGTGGCCGCCGGCCGGGAACCGACGCCGCCGCTGCCGGCCTGGGTGCCCGCCCGGCTGCCCGAGCTGGTCGCCCTGGAGTCCCGCCTCCCCCGGTACGCGGCCACCGCCCCCGGGCTGGTCCACTGCGACCTGCGGGTGGACAACGTGCTCGTCGACGCGGGCGGCCGGGCGTGGATCTGCGACTGGAACTGGCTCTGCCACGGGCCGGCCTGGTTCGACCTGGCCGGCCTGCTGATCACCGCGTACGCCAGCGGCCTCGACGCGGATGCCGCCTTCGCCACCCACCCGGCGGTCGCCGGCGCACCCCTGGACGCCCTGGACGTGACGCTGGCCGCGCTGGCCGGTTACTACCTGACCAGTGCCGCCGCCGGAGCTTCCGACGCCTCCCCGCACATCCGCCCGCACCAGCGGTGGAGCGGCGAACAGGCCCTGGCGTGGCTGGCCGCCCGGCAGGGCTGGCGCTGAGCGGTTCCGGCCCGTCCGGGCCGACCTCGCGCCAGGCGTTTTGGCTCGTCCCGGCGGACCTGGTAACCTGGCTCTTCGCGCGGCGATGGACCATGCTCGTCGTGCGGAAGCAGACCAAACCGAGCTATCAAGACGAGGCTGTCGCGTGGCGAACATCAAGTCCCAGATCAAGCGCAACCGGCAGAACGAGAAGCGCCGGCTGCGTAACAAGTCGGTCAAGTCGTCGCTGAAGACCGCCATCCGCAAGTTCAACGAGGCTGCCGAGGCTGGCGACGCCGAGAAGGCCACCGTGCTGATGCGGGATGCCGCCAAGAAGCTGGACAAGGCTGCCAGCAAGGGCGTCATCCACGCCAACCAGGCGGCCAACCGGAAGTCGGCGATCGCCAAGCGCGTCGCTTCCTTCTCGGCCTGACGGAGGCCCACAGACCTGACCGGAAGCCCCGGGGCACACCCCGGGGCTTCCGGCTGTCTGCATTTCCCGGACGCCCGCCGTTCTCCCGGCCGGCTGTTCTTCCGTCGGCCGCGGCTCCAGCTGCCTGCTCCTCGGGGCGGCTGCGGCAGGGGTGCGGTCAGGTGGCTACCGACTTGACGACATTGATGAATCACCGCAACGGGTGACCGACGTCGGAGATCGACGTCCCGGGTCAGGGCAGCGGGTCGTGGTACGGGGCCGGTCGCCAGTCGTTGTACCGGACCGGACGATCGTCGGGGCGGGCGGACCGCAGCACCGGTTCGGCGCCCAGCACGATGCCGGGCAGCGCCCGGGACGGCACCCGGGCCCGGCCGACCACCGGCTCCACCTGCCGGCGGAACCGGTCGCGTTCCTGCTCCGGCACCAGCGCGGCGGTGCGGAACACCAGCTCGGCGACCATGTCGTTGAGCTTCACCATCACCGCCACCGCCACCGGCAGCACCAGCACCGCCCACCAGCTCACCAGCTCGGCGAGGGCGAGCAGCACGGCCAACGCCACCGACCCCTCGAAGAAGAGGAAGCAGAGCACGCCGCCCGGGTTGACGAAGCGCAGCCCGAGGAGCCGGGCGTAGAGCGGACGGTGCCGTTCCTCCTCGGCGGCGACGGTGGCCCAGGCCGCGCGGGGCGTTCCGGTCACCGGGCGCCACCGGCCCGGGCCGCGGCGACCGAGAAGACCGCCCGCTCCAGCGCGTACGCCCGGTCGTCCGCGCCGCCCTTGACGGCCGCGTTGCACTCGGCGGCGACCCGCATCGCCTGCACCAGCCCCTCCGGCGTCCAGCCCCGGCCCTGCCGCTGGGCCCGCTCGATCTTCCAGGCGGGCATGCCGAGGCTGCTGGCGAGCTGGTACGGACTGCCTCGGCCGGCGGACGCGACCCGGGCCACCGTACGGACCCCGTCGGCGAGGGCGTCGGCGATCGGGACCGGGTCGACGCCGACGTGCAGCGCCCAGCGCAGCGCCTCCAGAGCGGCGGGAACGTCGCCGACCATCGTCGCGTCGGCGACCGTGAAGCCGGTCACCTCCACCCGGCCCCGGTAGTAGCGGGAGACGGTCTCCGCCCCGATCCGGCCGTCGGTGTCGGCGACGAGTTGCGAGCAGGCCGCAGCCAGCTCGCGCAGGTCGGTGCCGACCGCGGCGATCAGCGCCTCGGCGGCATCCTCGGTGCAGGTGCCGCCGCTGCGGCGGACCTCGTCCCGGACGAAGGCGACCCGCTCCCGGTGCCCCTTGAGCTTCGCCGCCGGCACCACGGTCGCGCCGGCCGCCTTGAGGCCGTCCGCGAACGCCTTCCCCTTGGCGCCGCCGAGGTGCAACACGACGAGCTGCACCTCGGGGTCGGGGTTCTTCGCGTACGCCAGCAGGGCGGCGACCAGGTCCTTGCGGGCGTCCTGGCCGGCCCGGAGCACGAGCACCCGGCGCCCGCCGAAGAGCGACGGGCTGAGCATCTCGGCGATCTCGCCCACCGCCAGCGTCCCGCCCTGGTATTCCCGCACGTCCACGTCCGGGTCGACGGCGCGTACCCGGGCGACGGCGTCGGCCACCGCGCGCGTGGCGAGCAGCTCCTCATCGCCGAGGACGAGCAGAATGGGAGGCAGGCTGACGGGGGTCACGCCGCCCATATTCGCACGGCCTGCGGCGCTGTCGTGCCTGCTCATCGGTGACTGTGACGGCACAGCCCGCACTCAGCGCAAATCCAGACATTTATCTCGATCCCCCTTCTATGCGAGCAATAACCTCGGCCGTTCACGGCTGTCGGCCCGGCCGGGTGCCGCGGACCACCACCGCCAGTCCGCGCCGGTCCCGTACCGCCGCCAGGTCCCCCTGGGTGTCGGTACGCAGCACCCGCGCCCCGTTGCGACCCAGTCGGGCCAGCAGACCGGGATTGGGATGCCCATAGTCGTTGTCCACACCGACCGACACCAGGGCCACCGTCGGCCGGACCGCGTCCAGGAACTCCGGATCCTGATACGCCGAGCCGTGGTGGGCGACCTTCAGCACGTCGGCCCGGAACGCCCCGGGCGGCCCGGAATCCAGCAGGGCCCGCTGTTCCTCGGTCTCGGCATCACCGGCCAGCAGGATCCGCACCCCGGCCACGGTCGCGGCCAGCACCAGCGAGTTGTTGTTCGGGTCCGACCGGCTGCCCCGCAGCGGGTACGGCGGCCCGAGCAGCAGCAACTCCACTCCCCCGGCCCGCCACCGCCAGCCCACCGACGCCGTCCCGAGCGGGGCGGCGCCGGCGGCGGCGGCGGACCGGACCTGGGCCGATCCGAAGGCCGGCTCGTCCCAACCGGGGGTGAGCACACCGGCCACCCGCCGGCCCCGGAAGACCCCGGCGATCCCGCCCACGTGGTCGGCGTGGAAATGGCTGACCACCAGCAGCGCCACCTCCCGCACGCCGAGCCGGCGCAGGCAGCCGTCCACGGCGGCCGGGTCGGGTCCGGCGTCCACCACCACCGCCCGGCCACCGGCCACCGGCAGCACCAGGGCGTCGCCCTGGCCCACCGCGCAGGCCACCACCAGCCAGCCCGGCGGGGGCCAACCACCGGCCAGCAGCCGGACGGGCAGCGTACCGAGCACCACCGCGACGGCGAGGGCGGCGACCAGCCGCCGGACCACCGGCCGGCGGAGCGCGATCAGCAGCGCCACCGTGAGCGCCGCGAGCAGCAGGGCCCCGGCACCCCACCCGGCCAGGGCAGGGTGCCGGCCGGCAGTTGGGCCCCCTGCCGCGCCACGGTCACCAGCCACCACGCCGGCCAACTGGCCAGCCAGGCGGCGAACTCGGCGCCGGCCGGCCAGACCGGCGACACGACCGCGGCGGCCACCCCGAGCACGGTGGCCGGTGCGATGGCCGGCACCACCAGCAGGTTCGCCGGCACGGCGACCAAACTCACCGTCCCGGAGATCCCCGCGACCACCGGACCACAGGTCAGCTGCGCGGCCGCCGGCACCGCCAGCGCCTCGGCCAGCCCGGCCGGTACGCCCCGCCGCCGCAGCCCGTCGCGCCACGCGGGAGCCAGCAGCAACAGCCCGGCGGTGGCCAGTACGGAGAGGGCGAATCCGGCGTCCCCGGCCAGCTCGGGGTCGACCAGCACCAGCGCGACCACCGCGGCGCAGAGGGCGGGCAGGGCCGCGCGGGGACGGCCGGCGGCGAGCGCGGCCAGCCCGATCGCGCCCATGGTGGCGGCACGCACCACGCTGGGCGAGGGTCGGACCAGGACGACGAAGCCGACCAGGGCGAGCCCGCAGCAGCCGGCGGCCAGCCAGGGACCGGCCCGGGCCCAGCGGGCGGCCAGCAGCACCGCGCCGACGACGATCGCCACGTTCGAGCCCGAGACGGCGTTCAGGTGGGTCATGCCGGTGGCCCGGAAGTCCTCCTCCACGGCGGGTGTGAGCCGGCTGGTGTCGCCGACGACCAGGCCGGGCAGCAGGCCACCCCGGTCCTCGGGCAGCGGCGCGCAGGCCCGTTGCAGGCCGGTACGCAGCGCACCGGCGGCACGCTGGAGCCAGGGCGCGGACCCGTGCCGGACCGGTGGACCGGTCACCGTCAACACGGCGGCGGTCAGGTCACCGCCGCGCGGCGCGGACAGCCGACCCTCGGCGCGTACCCGCTGGCCGGGCAGCAGGCCGCGCCAGGCCGGGTCCTTCGTCAGCAGCAGCACCCGGGCCGGTCCGCTCACCCGGGGACCGTCGCGTGGGGTCAGGCCGACCAGGTCGGCGGCGACGAGCACCATCGCCGGTCGACCGGCGGCGCCCCGTACCGGGCGGGGATCGTCGCGCAGGACCAGGTCGGCGCTGACCACGGCCCGCTCGTCGACCAGGGCCCGGATCGGGGCGGCGTCCCGGACGGCCAGCCGGGCGGCGGTGGCGGTCGCGCCGCAGACCACGCCGAGCAGCACCGCGACGGCGACCCAGCCGTACCGGCGGACGAGGGTGGTGGGCCGGCCGAGCCGGCCGGTCAGGTGCCCGGCGGCCAGCGCGGCGAGGCCGGCGGCCACGCCGGCCAGCCCGGCCGCCGCCGACGGGCTCAGGTGCAGCCCGGCGAGGGCGGCGAGCCAGGCGGCCACCGCGAGACCGGCCAGCCGCAGGTCCGGTACGGCCGCCGACGTCGCCCCGCCACCCGGTATCGGCGCAGACCAGGAGTGGTCATCACCTGCGACGGCTGGGCCCACGTCGCCTGAGGCAGGTCGCGTCGGCCGGCCCGTCGCCGCACCGGGGTCGGGCCGCGCCGGTCGGGTGCTCACACCGTCACCAGTTCCTTGAGCTGTTCGTAGCGGGCGTCGCCGATCCCCTCGACCTGGCGCAGGTCGGCCACCGACCGGAAGGGGCCGTGCTGCTCGCGGTGAGCGAGGATGCGCTGGGCGAGCACCGGGCCGACGCCGGGCAGCGCGTCGAGCTGGGCCAGGGTGGCGGTGTTCAGGTTCACCGGGCCACCGGGGACGGCTCCCTCCCC
The Micromonospora sp. R77 DNA segment above includes these coding regions:
- a CDS encoding DUF4240 domain-containing protein codes for the protein MRTDDFWQLIDRARTGAGEPGAVAARAVALLAELPPEEILGYAHHQQRVLAASYTVDLWGAAYLINGGASDDGFEYFRGWLMTQGRAVLAQAVRNPDALAELPQVRAAALSGEEFECEEMLSVPWDAYRKATATDLPADRDPVKVPDLNDFWDFDDEEEARRRLPKLAALFVEPPAE
- a CDS encoding phosphotransferase gives rise to the protein MARQSGRAHRQSTRSPGRRPVGRHRPVGRHRPVGRHRPVPVRQHGPVADISLPPVPYDATALRPDWGTLPATLRAAVAARLGAPPTVVRVATAGFTRGFAGVLESADGTRVFLKAASLADQRHLADWYFREAQILARLPTGLPVPRPRWALAEADWYAVCLDAVDGRTPPLPWDPAALTATLAAYAEVAAALAGPPPELVALGLPHLADLARDDILRWGGVAAGREPTPPLPAWVPARLPELVALESRLPRYAATAPGLVHCDLRVDNVLVDAGGRAWICDWNWLCHGPAWFDLAGLLITAYASGLDADAAFATHPAVAGAPLDALDVTLAALAGYYLTSAAAGASDASPHIRPHQRWSGEQALAWLAARQGWR
- the rpsT gene encoding 30S ribosomal protein S20, producing MANIKSQIKRNRQNEKRRLRNKSVKSSLKTAIRKFNEAAEAGDAEKATVLMRDAAKKLDKAASKGVIHANQAANRKSAIAKRVASFSA
- the holA gene encoding DNA polymerase III subunit delta; protein product: MGGVTPVSLPPILLVLGDEELLATRAVADAVARVRAVDPDVDVREYQGGTLAVGEIAEMLSPSLFGGRRVLVLRAGQDARKDLVAALLAYAKNPDPEVQLVVLHLGGAKGKAFADGLKAAGATVVPAAKLKGHRERVAFVRDEVRRSGGTCTEDAAEALIAAVGTDLRELAAACSQLVADTDGRIGAETVSRYYRGRVEVTGFTVADATMVGDVPAALEALRWALHVGVDPVPIADALADGVRTVARVASAGRGSPYQLASSLGMPAWKIERAQRQGRGWTPEGLVQAMRVAAECNAAVKGGADDRAYALERAVFSVAAARAGGAR